GGCTTCCAACACGGCGGAACCGAAACCGCCCATGACGGAATGCTCTTCAATCGTGACCAGGTGGCCCGTCAATTCGGCGTATTTCAAAATCAATTCCTTATCGACCGGTTTGGCGAAGCGCGCGTTGATCAAGGCGACCGAAAGGCCTCTCGCTTCCAGCGCTTCAGCGGCTTCCACCGCAACGGGAACCATATGCCCGAAGGCGAAGATAGCAACGTCCTTGCCGTCTTTCAGGACTTCTCCCTTGCCAATTTCCAGCACATCTATCTGCGCGTCCAAAGGACGTCCCAATCCGGAACCGCGCGGATACCTCAAGGCGGCGGGACCTTCATGATAAATGCAGGTTTTAAGCATGTGCCGCAATTCATTTTCGTCTTTCGGAGCCATGATCACCATATTGGGCAGGGTGCGCAAATAAGCGACATCATAAAGACCCTGATGCGTCGCGCCGTCTTCCCCAACAATTCCAGCCCGATCCATGGCAAAGGTCACCGACAGATTCATCAGGCAGATATCATGCACGACCTGATCGTAAGCCCGTTGCAAGAACGTGGAATAGATAGCGGCGACGGGTCGGAACCCTTCAATCGCAAGCGCGCCTGCAAAAGACACGGCATGTTGCTCCGCCATACCAACGTCGAAAGTGCGCTCGGGAAAGACCTTGCCAAAATCGCTGATCCCCGTTCCATCCGGCATCGCGGCGGTGATGCCGATAATCGTTTCATCCTCTTTCGCCATTTCGATCAGCGCATCGGAAAAAACGGAGGTGTAAGCCGGGTTTGATTTCTTCTTTATGAATTCTCCCGTAGCGATGTCGAAAGGTTTCGCGCCATGCCATATATCCGCCTTCTCTTCCGCAACGTCATAACCTTTTCCCTTGCGGGTGATGACATGAATCAGCGTCGGTCCCTTACGGTCCTTGACGTTCTCCATGCATTGAATCAATTGATCCACGTTATGACCATCGACCGGCCCGACATAGTGGAATCCCAGGTCTTCAAACAAACGACCGGGTATGAAAATACCCTTAATCGTTTCATCCAGACGATGCGCATAATGAGAAATTTCCTTGCCGATGCCAGGAATCGCAAGAAGCAATTGATCGATTTCTCTTTTGATCTTGCTCATGACCTGGCCGGTCATGATCTGGCTCAGATGCGCCGACATGCCGCCGACGTTTTCCGAGATAGACATTTCGTTATCATTGAGGATAACGATCACGTCGCTCTGCGCGTGTCCCGTGTAGTTCAATCCTTCAAAAGCCATTCCCGACGTCATCGAACCGTCGCCGATCACCGCGATCACCGCATTGTCTTCCTTCTTCAGATCACGCGCCTGCGCAAAAGCGATTGCCGCAGTAATGGAGGTGCCGCCATGACCGCAATTCCAGTGGTCGTGCTCGCTCTCCTCGCGCCGGGTGAAGCCGCTCAACCCCTTATACTGCCGCAGGGTTCCAAACCGGTCCTTACGACCCGTGAGCATTTTATGGACATACGACTGGTGCCCGACATCCCACACAAACTTATCCACCGGGGAATTGAATACATAATGCATCGCAATCGTCAGTTCCACCACGCCAAGATTGGATGAGAGATGCCCGCCTGTCTTGGAAATGGATTCCAGCAAGGTCGAACGAATCTCTGCCGCCAACTGGGGCAATTGCTCCGGCGTTAATTTCTTCAGGTCTTCCGGGCTTTGTATATTATCTAAAAGCTTATTCATGGGATCAACCAATCAATAAGATCTTTGAACAAAAAATTGAGCAATCTCCCTTAACGGATCTGCTCGTTGATCAAAAATGTTCAAGCAAGCGATGCTTTCATCTGCCAGCAACTGCGCTCGCCTCTTCGACTCCTCCAACCCGTAAAGAGCCGGGTAAGTCGCCTTCTGGTTATCTATGTCGCTTCCAACGTCTTTTCCTAACGTTTCCTGATCGCTGACGATGTCAAGAATATCATCAACGATCTGAAAAGCCAGTCCTATATGCGCCCCGTAACGGGACAGCGCATCCAACTGATCGGGCTGAGCTTCGCTGAGCATTGCGCCGCAACGGATGCAGGCCTTAAACAGAAATCCTGTCTTATAAATATGTATGTATTCCAGCGTGTCAGGGTCAACAGGCTTCCCTTCAGATTCCAAATCCACAACCTGGCCACCAATGGTTCCCGCGCTTCCGATCGCATGCGCCATTTCATTCGCCGCACGCAATATAGCCTCGCTGGGGATGGAGTCCATCAAAACCGAATGGGTCATCAAATGGAAAGCTTTGGTTAGCAGGGCATCCCCGGCCAAAATAGCAATGGCCTCCCCAAAAACCTTGTGATTCGTAGGCTTCCCTCGCCGCAAATCATCGTTATCTAAAGCGGGAAGGTCGTCGTGGATCAGGGTATAAGTGTGTACAAGTTCAGCGGCAACCGCAAAAGGCAGGACTTTATGCCGGTCTCCCCCAACGGCCTCAGCCGCCGCTATGACTAGAATGGGCCGTAACCGCTTTCCTCCCGCCATCATGCTGTAATGCATCGAGCGGTGGATACTTTCAGGAAATCCCGATTCGCTTGGCAAAAACTCTTGAATCGCGTTGTCGATAAGTTGTTTGCCTTCAGCAAAATATTCGTTTATCGACACACTATTTCGTTCTTCAACAGGGTTCTATACAAGCGGTCATCTTGGGCCATAACTAATGTGATACTAACACAAAAAATTTGCCAGTCAAATTATTTTACCGACCACATAAGTCTCAAACCCTTTATTTTTTATACGCTTCTCTTCCTTTTCAAAACCGCGCGCAAAGGCAAAATAGAGCCCGGCTTATCAATAAGTGAAACTCAGTCCATCTCGAAACGCCACAGGACTCCAATCACCCAGCACATCCCATCCCGATTAGCTCATTATTGGATATAAACCGACGCCGAATATCTAGAAAAAATAGCTTCGGCTCGCTGAATATCTTTGATTTTACTAAACTTTGTCATTATCATGGATATTCATTTACCTTCGTTTAGATTCGCAAACTTAAAGCGACTAGAGTCATTGGTGGGAAAGGATACTTATGGGACAACTCGTAAATACCTGGGTCGGTCATCTTTCGGTCATCTGTTTTTTATTGGCTTACACCCTGGTCATATTTGAAGAAAAATTTCATCTAAGAAAATCCAAGCCGGTTATCTTGATCGGCTGCTTCATGTGGATGCTGATCGGCATCTACGAAATGGGGCAAGAAGGCGCTCACGCGCATGACTTTGTTAAAGAATTGATTGCAGAAATTGGAGAATTGTTCTTCTTCCTCCTCGTAGCAATGACCTATATCAATACCTTGGACGAACGCAATGTCTTCAAAGTGCTACGAGCCTGGTTGCTGAAAAAAGGGTTCGGATTTCGAAAATTATTTTGGGCGACCGGAATCATCACCTTCCTGCTTTCTCCATTGGCCGACAACCTGACCAGCGCACTGCTGATGTCTACTGTCGCCCTGGCCTGTAGCGGCGGAAATCGCGCCTTCATTGTGCCGGCTTTCGTCAACATTGTGGTCGCCGCAAATGCCGGCGGCGCATGGAGTCCCTTTGGCGATATCACAACGCTGATGGTATGGACCGCAGGCAAAGTGCCCACCATGGAGTTCAGTTACCTTGTGATCCCTTCAATCATCAACTGGATCATTCCCGCCGGGATCATGTACTTCTTCATACCCGACGAACATCCGCCTGCATCCGACGAAAAGGTTATTATGCAAGCGGGCGCAAAAGTCATCATTGCGTTGGGCATTTTGACCATCGCAACGGCAGTCAGCTTTCACCAGTTCCTGCACCTGCCTCCCTTCATGGGCATGATGCTTGGCTTGGGCATGCTCATGTTCTATGGATATTATTTAAAAAGATGGGGCGAGGATGCATTTATAAAATCCATGGGAATCAAAGAAGACCGACGGTCGCGTCCGCGTTTTGACATTTTCCAGAAAGTGGAGAAGGTCGAATTCGACACCTTGCTGTTTTTCTTCGGCGTCCTGACAGCCGTTGGCGCCTTGCAGTACCTGGGGCATCTGGCTCTTATCAGCAATATGCTATATGGCACAATCGGAGCGACGGCTTCCAACGTCGTCGTCGGCGTCTTGTCGGCCATTGTCGATAATATTCCCGTCATGTACGCGGTCCTTAAAATGGATCCGGCGATGGGTCTCGACCAGTGGTTGCTCATCACTCTCACTGCGGGCACGGGAGGCAGTTTGCTGTCGGTCGGTTCTGCGGCGGGAGTCGCCGTCATGGGTGTAGACCGCAACAATTACACGTTCATGTCGCATTTGAAATGGGCGCCCGTGATTGCGCTAGGCTATATTGCCAGCATTGCGGCCTGGTATTTCGTGACAATGGGATTGAGATAAACGCGCACGATATGACAGATCAGGTGGAACATTTCTTTGTATGCCCTTGTTGCGGCGAGGAAATTTCCATATTGATTGATCTGTCTGTCGGCAATCAATCCTATGTAGAAGACTGCGAAGTGTGTTGCCGCCCGCTGGAAATCACGGCGCAAACCTTCGGCAACGGAGAAGTGAATGTCCAGGCTCGGCCCAGTTAGCGGCTTCTATCAGCCGCTTGCTGAACCAGCTTCAATTTATCGGCGCGCTTCATTTTCTTGATTTGCGCTTCACGAATGGACGCTTCGCTTCGCGTTGCAAACAGCTCACGATAAACGATTCGCACCGGGGGCGAAGTTCGAAAGAACTTCGCCCCTTTTTTTCCAGACCGATGTTCGTCCAAGCGGCGCTCCGGGTCGATTGCGATACCCGCATACAGTTTGCCCGACTCCGTTTCCACCATATACACCGTCCAGTCTCCTTCCCTCTGTTTCACACTCACTCCCCTGTTCCGGTCACGCCCGCGCCAACGTAAAAACATACACCGAAGCGCAACCTGCAGACTTCAAGGTCTTCGCAACTTCATTGACTGTGGCGCCCGTCGTGTAAACATCGTCAACCAACAAAATATTTCGTCCCTTGATCGCATCCCCATCCAGCGCTTGAAATGCGCCGCGAACGTTTTTCATCCGCTCCGTTCTGTTTTTCTTTGCCTGCGACGCTGTGTCCCGGATTTTGACAACCCACTCATTCGCCAGAGGCAATCCATAATAATGCGCAAGCGCTCGAGCGATTAAAAATGCCTGATCGAACTGGCGTTCCTTCAATTTATTTTTATGAAGCGGCACGGACACGATATGAAAATTTTCCAGGGTCGCCCCGTCGTATGGCATCGACCTTCGCATCAAGGATTCCAGTTCAGACACAGCGCCCCTCTGCGGACGATACTTATAAAAATGCATCAACTTTTTCAAAACCGCGTCGTAACGGCCCCAGGATCGCGCCCGGTCAAAATGACAAGGGCGACGCCGACAGGCCCCGCACTCAAAATTCTCGCGCGGGTAGTCGTAAGACATTTCCGCCGGGGCGCCGCACACGCCGCAAACCGGGCCGTCTATACAAAGGATGTCTTCTTCACACGCCAGACACAAAAAGGAACCGCCGCCGCGCCGGTCGCCTTCACAGTAAATGCAGGATTGCGGAAACACCAGTTGAGTCAGTTTTTCACGAACAGACTGCGCAACGCTCTTCAAACTCAAATCCCTTCCCTTCGCAGATGGTTTCAACTCATTGATAAATTTAAAAATTAAGAGAGAAATTTCACCTGAATTATGATAGGTTGACTGTTTTCCAAACGCTCGTGAATAAAATGAAATTTCGCAACAATAACGAAGTCGCGCAAGCAACAAAAAAACACGTCGCCGAAACCTACGGACGTTACCCCATTGCCCTGGTTCGAGGCGAGGGCACGGAAGTATGGGACCGGTCCGGCAATCGCTATCTCGACTTCGTCGCCGGACTCGCCGTCAACAATCTCGGCCATTGTCATCCCGCCGTCGTGAAAGCAATTCGACTTCAAGCGGGACAACTCATTCACGTCTCTAATTTATATCATATTGAGCCGCAGTCTCTCCTCGCGGAAGAACTGACGCGTAAATGTTTTGCCGATAAATTCTTTTTCTGTAATAGCGGAACCGAAGCGAATGAAGCCGCCATCAAGCTGGCGCGCAAGTATTTCTATGACCGCGGGGAAAAACGACGGGAAATCATCACCCTCAGCCAATCGTTCCACGGCCGAACCATGGCCTCGCTTTCGGCCACCGCGCAAAAAAAATTCCAGAAGGGCTTTGCGCCACTTCTTCCCGGCTTCAAGTACGTAGAGTTCAATAATCTGCGCGCATTGAAAAAGGCCATGTCGACAAAAACATGCGCCGTGCTCATTGAACCGGTGCAAGGCGAAGGCGGCGTCAATATCGCGGACAAGGCTTACATGAAAGCCGTCAAACAACTGTGCCGAAAAACCGGCGCCTTGTTGATTTTTGATGAAGTGCAAACTGCATTTGGGCGCACCGGAACCCTGTTCGCCTACGAACATTTCGGCGTCAAACCCGACATCATCACTCTCGCGAAAGCCCTCGGCGGCGGTTTCCCCATCGGGGCGATGGGAGCGACCAGCAAGGTCATGCAGTCATTCGTACCGGGAACCCACGCCGCCACGTTCGGAGGCAACCCGCTTGCTTGCGCGGCGGCTCTCGCTTCTTTGAAAGTTGTCTCGCAGAAGCGAACCCTGAACCACGTCAAAAGCATGGGTAATTATTTTATTAAAAAGTTAAATGCGCTGGCAAAGAAATATCCCGTCATCGTCAATGTTCGAGGCATGGGTTTGATGGTCGCCGCCGAGTTGAGCGGGCCGGGCGCTAAAATTGTGGACGACTGCATGAAGCAAGGTTTTCTAATCAATTGCATTCAGGGCAACACCCTGCGCTTCATCCCCCCTCTCACCGTCACCCAGAAACAAATCAATCAAGTGATCGGCGCCCTGGATCACAGTTTTGAGCGATACGGATCTTAATCAAGGAGACGCTTCCATGAAGCGCGATTTTCTCGTGATCGAGGATTTGAACCGTCAGGAAATTCTTGACCTCTTCAAACGAACGGTCGAACTCAAGAAGGATCGACAAAAGAACATTCCCCACCCGACCCTGAAGGGAAAATCGCTGGGGATGATCTTTTATAAAAACTCGACGCGAACCCGAATTTCTTTTGAAGTTGGCATGTTTGAACTGGGCGGTCAGGCCCTGTACCTGACCAGCGAACAGTTGCAACTGGAACGGGGAGAGACGATTGAGGACTCGGCGCGCGTTCTATCGCGTTATTTGCATGGCATCATGATACGCACCTATGATTTCAAACTGGTCGAACAACTTGCAAAACACGCCAGCATTCCCGTCATCAACGGACTCACCGACAAGAACCACCCCATACAGGTCTTGTGCGATTTATTCACGATCCAGGAACGGCTTGGAAAAATCGAAGGCTTCACCCTGACTTATGTCGGCGACGACAACAATATGTCCTATTCCTGGATGGAAGCCGCCGCGCTCCTTGACTTTCAACTGCGACTGGCGCTTCCCGAGAATTGCTCCGAAGGACGCATGACAGAGCTGGCCTCTCGCGACAATATCCAGTTCTTCACCGATCCGGCAGAAGCCGCAAAGGACGCCGATATCCTCTACACAGACGTCTGGGTGAGCATGGGGGCGGAAGACGAAGCGGACGAGAAAAGAAAATCCTTGAAAGCCTACCAGATCAATCAGAAACTCATCGACCTGGCCAAGCCAAACGCTCTGGTCATGCACTGCCTCCCCGCCCACCGGGGCGAGGAGATCACAGGCGACGCGCTGGACGGCGAGAACTCGATTGTCTTCGACCAGGCGGAGAATCGATTGCATCTCCAAAAGGCCCTGCTCGAAAAGTTGTTATCCGCATCCCAATAGCGCTATCATTCAGATAGCGTTAAAAAAAACAACTTTTTAGATGGGGACGTAGTTTATGGAGCTTCGCTTCATTCAATCGCATCGCCGCTTTACCGCCCTGAGCTTATTTTTTGTCTCCGCGCTTTGCCTCCTCCCCTCTTTCGCATTCTCCCAAACGACAGCGTCTGAACCTGAAAAACTGGAAGCCCTTCGTCGGCATTTACATGCCAGCGCCATCGAGATTCAAAATCTGCAAGATGCGATCAAGGAATTAAAAAACCAGTCCGATTCAGAAGAGTCTCAACTACTGGCAAAGGAACTTGAAAATCAAAAAAACCGAATGGAGGAAGACTTTGATTCTCTCGCCACCGGACTGGCGGGGGATGGCGGTTCACAAAAAAGACAACGCCCGGACTGGATCAAGGAACTGGAGGACCTGACCCTCCCACTTCTCCGCTCCGTTCGCGAACTAACCGAAAAGCCGCGAAAGATAGACAATCTCAAACACGAGATCAAGGTTCTGGAAGAACAGCTCCCGCTCTACGAAAGGGTCCATGAGCGCATCACGATGCTGATCGAATTGGAAAAACAATTTCCTTCGGAACCCGAATCAAGCTCGGATGAGTACTTAAAAGAATTGCAATCTCTGCTACAAGAGTTCAATCCTGAGCTGATCGAGATCAATCTGGAAAAAAACAAAGCGAACCTCGAATACATTCTGTCCTCCGGCGGCTCTCTCTTTGAAAACGTTTCCAGTCAGGTCGAACATTTTTTCAAAAATCGCGGACGCAATCTGTTTGTCACTGCCGCAAGTTTTATCGGAATCTGGTGGCTCCTGTCGCGTCTGCGCAGATGGGCGACCACCACAAGATTGCTCAAGGAACTGAGCCCCAGCTTTCATAAAATTTTCGCCGCCGCCTACAATATGTTCGCGCTGGGTATTTGTTTCGCCGCCGCTCTGGCTTGTCTGTTTTTCTTCAACGACTGGCTCCTCATCAGCATCCTCGTCATCCTGCTTTTTCTGGCTTTCTGGACCAGCCGGCAGTGGATCCCAAAATTTCTCAATGAGATCAAATTCATTCTCAATCTGGGAACGGTGCGCGAAGGCGAACGCATGATCTGGCAGGGCATACCCTGGCGCGTCAGAGATATCGGCCTCTACGCCACGCTGGTCAATGATCGCTTGCAGGGTGGCGTTATCAAACTTCAAGTCGGCGAATTGATCGGCAGGCATTCAAGGGAAATTGTGGAGGGCGAACCCTGGTTCCCCACGCTTGCAGGCGACTGGGTCGTCCTCTCCGACGGCGCCTACGGTCAGGTTGAAAGCCAGACGCTCGAACAGGTGGTGCTGAAACTGAAAGGCGCGTCTCTCAAATATTATTCAACCAGTCATTTCCTGACAACCAATCCGATCAATCTTTCCTCCGGATTTCGTTATTGCATCGACTTTCGAATGGACGTCAAAACGCTTTCCGAAGCGGTTCTCGAAACGCCCGCGCTGATTAAAAAAGAATTGACCGCCAAACTTGCAAAACATTTTGAAGGTTCTCTACCCGATTTCCTTGATATTGACGTACAATACGACCACGCGGACGCGCACTCGCTTCATCTGGCGATTCTCATCGCCGTGGATGGACGTTGCGCAGGTTTCCGTGAAGAGTATCAGAGGGAAATACAATCAGCGCTCGCGCAAATTTGCGTTGAGAACCAAATCGTCATTCCCTTTGAACGCCTGTCCGTCAACCTCATGGAAGCCAGCGTACAACGCCCGCCAGAATCCTGATAGAGCTGTGATCGATTTTCAGATAATCAAGACTCATAAACATTCGCGCGCGCGACTCGGCAGAATCACGACGCCGCGCGGCGTCATCGACACGCCCGCCTTCATGCCCGTCGGCACGCAGGCGACCGTCAAGGCCCTCACGCCGGAAGATTTGATCGACTGCGGCTCGCAGATCATTCTGGGAAACACCTACCATCTCTATCTAAGGCCGGGGCATGAGTTGATCGCCGACATGAAAGGCTTGCACAAATTCATGAATTGGCAACGCCCCATCCTGACCGACAGCGGCGGTTTTCAGATTTTCAGTTTGAACAGTCTGGTAAAGATCAGCGAAGAGGGCGCCGCTTTTCAGTCGCACATCGACGGCTCGCGCCATTTCATCTCGCCGGAGAAGGCGATTGAAATCCAGCAAGCCCTTGGCTCCGACATCATGATGACTCTCGATGAACCGACGCCGCATAACGCGGAAAAATCACAGGCCGAAAAATCGCTTCAACTTTCTTTGCGCTGGGCCAAACGCTGTCGCGCCGCTCATCCGGTCGAAGAAACGCAAAGTCTGTTTGGAATCGTTCAGGGGGGAATGTTCAAGGACCTGCGTCGCGCCAGCGTGGAGGGCACCGTCGACATTGGCTTCGCCGGTTACGCGATTGGCGGACTCAGCGTGGGTGAGGAAAAAGACTTGATGTACGAGATCGCAGACCACACGGCGCCCCTGCTTCCCGACGACCGCCCGCGCTACCTCATGGGCGTGGGCACGCCGGAAGACCTCATGCAATGCAGTTCGATGGGGATTGACATGTTCGATTGCGTCATGCCAACGCGCAATGCTCGCAACGGCTCGCTGTTCACCCGCAACGGCAAGCTCAACATCAAGAACGCGCAGTACCTGAGAGACGACGGCCCGGTCGACCCGACCTGCTCCTGCTACACCTGTAAAAACTATTCCCGCGCCTACTTACGGCATTTGTTCCAATGCAACGAAATTCTGGCTATGCGCCTGAACACCCTTCACAACATCGCGTTTTATCAAAACTGGATGAAAGACATACGCCATGCCATTGAAGAAAACCGGCCCTTTGACCTGCCGCAATCGCTCGGCTAATCTGGCGGTTCCAGAATTCCCTTGATCTTAAACTCGTTCACAAAATAGCCGGAACGAGGCGGAATCGCGGCCTGCACCGCCCCTTTCAAGATTTCCAGATTCTCGCCATCCAAAAGTTCCAGCATGCGATTGAATTGCGCTTCAGGAAAATACATCGTGATATTCAATTTCGCCGTCTTGTAAACGAATTGATAGCCCGAACGCATGGGATTGTTGCGGATGGGTTTGTATTCAACATGACCCTCGGTGAGCAAAGGCGCCAATTCATCCCACACGCCTCCTGTTCCCTTCAAATTGGATCGCGTTCTGGAAAGCAACTCCGACGGCTCCAATAACTCGTAGGTGTAACTTGGCATCGACTCCCCTTCTCAAGCTTCTTTCGGTTTATCCGCCGCCATGGCAAGGAATAACGGGATTTCCTGACGCGCTCTGTTTTCCGCTTTCGCGCGTTTTCCCGGCTGACTTTTTTTGTTCGACGCCCACTCTTCGAAACGGGAGACTTGAAGCCCCGCGCCCAGCAAGGCGTCAAAATAACTGTGCAAAGGTCGGTGATAAGTCCAGGTGTAAGGCCCTTCCGTACGCATCGGCGGAGTGAAAATAGGAATCGAGGTCTCCGTCAGATAAAGATCGACGCGGCGATACTCGAGCTTCTTCTCCTCGTCCCAGCCCCAGTGGCTCTGCCGGGGAATACGAAATCCCGGATGCATCATCACCATGACGAAACGGCCGCCGGGAACCAGCCAGCGGCTGATATTGCGAAACACCGGCTCCAGCTGTTCCATATTCTGAACCGCCATCAAACACACGATGCCGTCAAAGGTTTCGCCCTGCAAGGATTTCTCGCCTGCGGCGTCGGCGTTATGAAACGCCAGCGAAGGATGCGACCGCGTCTTCGCGCACTGGATGAGACTGTCCGAAGCGTCCAGACCCGTCACCTTCAAACCCTTCTGAGACAGGAATCTGGAAAACACGCCCTGACCGCAAGCCAGATCCAGAACCTTGCGTCCCTTCTTCATATCGAGCAGACGATAGGCCCCCGGCATGATGATATCGCGTTGATAGTCCGAGCCGTCCTGACCGACCAGAGCGTCGTACCAGCGCGCCGCCTGATCCCAATCCGTCGATTTCTTCTTGGCGGAAGAGCCGCCAGGCCTGCCGTTTCCCTTATTGAAAGGACGGCTTCGCCTTCCCCCCGCTGTCGTCGGCGGTCGCCGAACGCCTTTTCTTCCCGGTTTATTTTTCGTCGCCATCTTGCCGCAAGCCCTTTCCATCCATTATAATCATTCCGGGAACCGCTTCCCTTGAATCCATCCGATCATCATATCACACGGAAGTTACAATGAATCCTCGCAAGCCTTTTTATTTTCCAAAGTCTCGCCTCACCTGTTCCGCCCTGCTCTTCCTGCTCGCGACCCTGTTCAACGCCGGTTGCGCCACGGATATCTTTGAAACGAAACTGCGCGACCTGAACGACGTCATTCAATTGTACAATATAAAAATTGAAGGTCGCGTCGGCGAACAAGCCGTGTTTCTCCTCGACCCGGATTACCGCGAGGCTTACATCGAACGCATTCATGAATTCAATGAGCGCGTCCGCTTCATGGACAGCCATCTGGTCTCGTTGGAGTTTTTAAAAGACGGCGCCAAGGTGGGAGAAAAGAATCGATCCGACGACGAAGCCGAAGGCGAATTCAATGAAGCCATCGCAACCTTCTCTTACCAACTGACCATCTCTCCAAGTTCCACATTGGAGACTCGCTTGCACAAACAAAAATGGGTTTATAAAATGGACAAATGGATGGTTCAGCCAGACTTGGATGAGTTCCTGAAATAAGGATTATTTTCAACTCTTCCTGAAAAATATCCCAATATAAATTCAGATATCCATTCGCATGAAAGCCCAATGAGTTCAATAGCTTGAAATGAATCTCAGTAAATGTCTGCGGAGGAATCCCTTTTTTAAGGGGTGACTTGCTTGCTTTTGTAACTAGAGGGAACCACATTAAAGGAGTAGCTTTTGCCTTTTTCAAATCCCGTCGTTTGAGATGGGTCGCTAAAAAAGGAGAAAAGCCATGTTGCTCCAAATCATGGCGGCAGGGGCCGGGGCCTTGATCGTTGCTTTACTTCTATTGGAAATTTTCAATAACGAATCGATCACCAAACCCTGAACCCTTCACCCACATTCACAATTCAACAGGAATGGCGCGATCCAACGTGACTGTGCTGTTAGTCACCTTGCAATTGTAGGCCAGTAATTGAACGCCTGCT
This window of the Candidatus Nitrohelix vancouverensis genome carries:
- the tgt gene encoding tRNA guanosine(34) transglycosylase Tgt — protein: MDVAQVSVKSIRGKYNQRSRKFALRTKSSFPLNACPSTSWKPAYNARQNPDRAVIDFQIIKTHKHSRARLGRITTPRGVIDTPAFMPVGTQATVKALTPEDLIDCGSQIILGNTYHLYLRPGHELIADMKGLHKFMNWQRPILTDSGGFQIFSLNSLVKISEEGAAFQSHIDGSRHFISPEKAIEIQQALGSDIMMTLDEPTPHNAEKSQAEKSLQLSLRWAKRCRAAHPVEETQSLFGIVQGGMFKDLRRASVEGTVDIGFAGYAIGGLSVGEEKDLMYEIADHTAPLLPDDRPRYLMGVGTPEDLMQCSSMGIDMFDCVMPTRNARNGSLFTRNGKLNIKNAQYLRDDGPVDPTCSCYTCKNYSRAYLRHLFQCNEILAMRLNTLHNIAFYQNWMKDIRHAIEENRPFDLPQSLG
- a CDS encoding class I SAM-dependent methyltransferase, whose product is MATKNKPGRKGVRRPPTTAGGRRSRPFNKGNGRPGGSSAKKKSTDWDQAARWYDALVGQDGSDYQRDIIMPGAYRLLDMKKGRKVLDLACGQGVFSRFLSQKGLKVTGLDASDSLIQCAKTRSHPSLAFHNADAAGEKSLQGETFDGIVCLMAVQNMEQLEPVFRNISRWLVPGGRFVMVMMHPGFRIPRQSHWGWDEEKKLEYRRVDLYLTETSIPIFTPPMRTEGPYTWTYHRPLHSYFDALLGAGLQVSRFEEWASNKKSQPGKRAKAENRARQEIPLFLAMAADKPKEA